The Rhododendron vialii isolate Sample 1 chromosome 5a, ASM3025357v1 genome contains a region encoding:
- the LOC131325221 gene encoding uncharacterized protein LOC131325221 — MALSSSSSSAPAKGVVVTVPVLVLSVSAAAIFLFFLLSSLSSSPSTCTCPVPTASTTTTTADGAEAYGRFGERISPTAEDVKWVKDQIEANGLRMQDNVLRKGINPRTRAQQLQDLVQFKGISHYEGEESSNHTALPCPGELLVEEHHSNYGEPWAGGRDVFEFLADSVHLSPDARVLEIGCGTLRVGLHFIRYLIPGHFHCLERDELSLMAAFRYELPSQGLLHKRPLIVKGEDMDFSKFGSGMYDLIYASAVFLHMPDKLVWTGLESLVNKLIPFEGRIFVSHNIKFCSRLGGDECTKRLNDLGLEYLAKHTHDSLLFNHYEIWFEFRRSKA; from the exons ATGGCTTTATCCTCCTCCTCGTCGTCGGCGCCGGCGAAGGGAGTGGTCGTGACGGTGCCGGTGTTGGTTCTGTCGGTTTCTGCGGCGGcgatcttcctcttcttcctgctgtcctctctctcttcctctccctccacttGCACTTGCCCCGTTCCCACCGCCagcaccaccacaaccaccgcTGATGGGGCTGAAGCCTACGGGAGGTTTGGCGAGCGGATCTCGCCTACCGCGGAGGATGTGAAGTGGGTTAAGGATCAGATCGAGGCGAACGGGCTCCGTATGCAGGATAATGTCCTCCGAAAGGGGATTAACCCCCGTACTCGCGCTCAGCAGCTCCAAGATCTCGTTCA ATTCAAGGGCATATCTCATTATGAAGGAGAGGAATCAAGCAATCACACGGCTTTACCATGCCCTGGTGAGCTCCTTGTAGAGGAGCATCACAGCAATTATGGGGAGCCCTGGGCTGGAGGACGAGACGTGTTTGAGTTCCTTGCAGATTCTGTCCACCTCTCTCCAGATGCTCGTGTTCTTGAGATTGGATGTGGCACCCTTCGAGTAGGCTTGCATTTCATCCGGTACCTGATTCCAGGGCACTTCCATTGTCtagagagagatgaactttCTTTAATGGCTGCATTTAGGTATGAGCTTCCATCCCAAGGATTACTGCATAAACGCCCTTTGATTGTGAAAGGTGAAGACATGGATTTCAGTAAGTTTGGGTCTGGAATGTATGATTTGATATATGCGAGTGCCGTTTTCCTGCATATGCCTGATAAGCTTGTTTGGACTGGACTAGAGAGTTTAGTGAACAAATTGATACCTTTCGAAGGTCGAATCTTTGTGTCGCATAACATTAAATTCTGTTCACGCTTAGGAGGAGATGAATGCACAAAGAGATTGAACGATTTGGGGCTTGAATATCTTGCGAAGCACACTCATGATAGTTTACTCTTTAATCATTATGAGATTTGGTTTGAGTTTAGGAGATCTAAGGCATAA